One segment of Streptomyces sp. NBC_01454 DNA contains the following:
- a CDS encoding lanthionine synthetase LanC family protein, producing the protein MMTTALSPRTQDLSEGALGMALLHIERGDLSTARRHLAQAVAHGVSAGGNASLFHGAPALEFVLARAGHASRGVREVVDRVVDARLAAARRRQQSGALPNLAEWDLIRGLTGLGALLLTRGAPSARLTDVLAYLVSLSRPVHIAGGELPGWWSAVVPDGEEMAAGHGNNGMAHGIAGPLTVLSLASRHGIQVPGQREAIDVFARWLDRFGRCYWTTRAQLDAAEPPEPDPARQSWCYGQPGIARAQQLAALALGDPARRQAAEDTVARTLTDRSHLARITDATLCHGWAGLVTLARTIAADSPAPQRFTPAIGDLQQRLAADLDRLPKSGFMEGRSGAQLALTGTNATDWTSALLIT; encoded by the coding sequence ATGATGACCACGGCACTCTCGCCCCGCACGCAGGACCTCTCCGAGGGCGCTCTCGGGATGGCGTTGTTGCACATCGAGCGCGGTGACCTGTCCACGGCGCGGCGCCACCTCGCGCAGGCCGTCGCACACGGCGTGAGCGCCGGAGGCAACGCGTCTCTGTTCCACGGAGCTCCCGCGCTGGAGTTCGTGCTCGCCCGTGCCGGGCATGCCAGCCGCGGCGTCCGCGAAGTCGTCGACCGCGTCGTGGACGCCCGGCTGGCCGCAGCGCGACGACGGCAGCAATCGGGGGCTCTCCCCAACCTCGCGGAATGGGACCTCATCCGCGGCCTGACCGGACTGGGCGCGCTCCTCCTCACCCGCGGAGCACCCTCCGCCCGGCTGACCGACGTGCTGGCCTACCTCGTCTCCCTGTCACGGCCGGTGCACATCGCGGGCGGAGAACTGCCGGGATGGTGGTCCGCGGTCGTGCCCGACGGCGAGGAGATGGCCGCCGGGCACGGCAACAACGGCATGGCGCACGGCATCGCCGGCCCCCTGACCGTGCTCTCTCTCGCCTCCCGGCACGGCATCCAGGTGCCGGGGCAGCGCGAGGCGATCGACGTGTTCGCGCGCTGGCTGGACAGGTTCGGCAGGTGCTACTGGACCACCCGCGCCCAACTGGACGCCGCCGAACCGCCCGAGCCCGATCCCGCCCGCCAGTCATGGTGCTACGGCCAGCCCGGCATCGCCCGCGCCCAACAGCTCGCCGCGCTTGCCCTGGGCGACCCGGCCCGACGCCAGGCGGCAGAGGACACCGTCGCCCGCACGCTGACCGACCGCTCCCACCTCGCGCGGATCACCGACGCCACGCTCTGCCACGGCTGGGCCGGCCTGGTGACCCTCGCCCGCACCATTGCCGCCGACAGCCCCGCCCCGCAACGCTTCACCCCCGCGATCGGCGACCTGCAACAGCGCCTTGCCGCAGACCTGGACCGGCTGCCCAAGTCCGGCTTCATGGAGGGCCGCAGCGGCGCGCAGCTCGCCCTCACCG
- a CDS encoding PP2C family protein-serine/threonine phosphatase: MAAQQRFAGLRQAWRSSHALLAIPVVLILVITVVDIHSPPDVHLGPALVIAPAITASFAGPRLTGLIGTLALAAQAIIGVFHGGLATTNHMVQLVTITLLSVLVVFLSAVRERRSRQLAQVRSVAEAAQHVLLWPLPDRIGPLQVACLYLAAEAEAQIGGDLYAATRTAHGTRVMIGDVRGKGLPAIGEAALLLGAFREAAHQHTTLPALAAGLEQSVARYMADFEPEDEAGERFATTLLLEIPDEDPITRLTSCGHPPPLLLRPGEAVTVLVHPAPPLGVGRTGPEDYTLDVFSFEPGDTLLLYTDGVIEARDPAGGFYPFTERTAQWTDASPETLLHHIRRDLLAHAGGRLDDDAALIAIRRTTAPHPPRRHGRIIHGGGFRHGSATSQ, from the coding sequence GTGGCAGCCCAGCAGCGCTTTGCCGGTCTGCGGCAGGCATGGCGGTCCAGCCATGCGCTGCTGGCGATCCCTGTTGTACTCATCCTGGTGATCACTGTGGTGGACATCCATTCTCCCCCAGACGTCCACCTGGGACCGGCGCTGGTCATCGCGCCTGCGATCACTGCCTCGTTCGCCGGTCCCCGGCTGACCGGCCTCATCGGGACTCTGGCCTTGGCGGCCCAGGCGATCATTGGTGTGTTTCACGGCGGGCTGGCCACAACGAACCACATGGTGCAGTTGGTCACCATCACGTTGCTCTCGGTTTTGGTCGTGTTCTTGAGTGCGGTGCGCGAGCGGCGCAGTCGGCAATTGGCGCAGGTGCGGTCGGTTGCCGAGGCCGCGCAGCATGTCCTGCTGTGGCCGCTGCCGGACCGGATCGGGCCGTTGCAGGTCGCCTGCCTGTATCTGGCGGCCGAAGCCGAGGCTCAGATCGGCGGCGATCTGTACGCGGCCACCCGCACCGCGCACGGGACCCGCGTGATGATCGGTGACGTGCGGGGCAAGGGCCTGCCCGCCATCGGCGAGGCCGCCCTGCTGCTCGGCGCCTTCCGCGAGGCCGCCCACCAGCACACCACACTGCCGGCGCTGGCCGCTGGGCTGGAACAGAGCGTCGCCCGCTACATGGCCGACTTCGAACCAGAGGACGAGGCCGGGGAACGCTTCGCCACCACCTTGCTGCTGGAGATCCCCGACGAGGACCCCATCACCCGGCTGACCAGTTGCGGCCACCCTCCGCCACTGCTACTCAGGCCAGGCGAAGCGGTCACCGTTCTCGTGCACCCCGCGCCCCCGCTGGGGGTCGGCCGCACTGGACCGGAGGACTACACCCTTGATGTGTTCTCCTTCGAGCCCGGGGACACCCTCCTGCTGTATACCGACGGCGTCATCGAAGCCCGCGACCCTGCCGGCGGGTTCTACCCGTTCACGGAACGGACAGCCCAGTGGACCGACGCCAGCCCCGAGACCCTTCTGCATCACATCCGGCGCGATCTTCTCGCCCACGCCGGCGGACGCCTCGACGACGACGCCGCCCTGATCGCGATCCGCCGCACGACCGCTCCGCATCCGCCCCGTCGCCACGGGAGGATCATCCATGGCGGCGGATTCCGCCACGGCTCCGCAACAAGCCAATGA
- a CDS encoding YfhO family protein — MRRADRGAETGGAILAAVLAMAAYCIGSAGHGIYPFGPRGRAVNDLGNQFVPLHAHLWDLVHGAGGGDLFLNWNSGFGVPFLADFFTYLAYPFSWLVLLFPRSAVDLPIFLGGLLCIGLAAALMTGFLGRLRPGSPWLRALLGAGYGVCAWAVDDASADPMWIWGLAALPLLCTVMDWALQRRRWVTGCLLVALCWYGNFYTAAMASLCAILVLLARMLMAGQCRAPLWILLRAGSTLMAGVALAAPVLLVCRAASRDSQPPQPEAYHRVNPFDFLAQLLPAGRSPHSVPYVAIGMLGLVLLLSLPFLRAVPLRERCAWLGLIAVVAASFAWKPTVLLWHGLALPNGSHYRAAFVLSALMTMAAWSALARRPGPLPLLGGSVLLLVLALITASRPGVHRYTWISLAVVGSGTVLALLALHLARGRRLPTRAVGTALAALVLLGSALSAYAATVLRDQVRFYAPHLTMNAQSEAARTAVLAADTWPVGRSDSGPHQFADNDPLLIGGQGGAYYSSYVPAGTARTLRALGLGWYMHGRHLLSPGDDGSRALFGITSYLAAARPTHSGFVQRRTGPAAPLVTVHPADTTPGSRHADNPFALQNLLLKDAVWNVPVPVPVSGAGVPAPARNSQGWSVPAAPQDSPQPALAVRCLAGSKAYLDAPWFAGRVHVPDTHVLLRGAREETSNRLQPLGTVPDSGSLAVVFSATTAQTLPPAPVGCLSPSALAHAASRLRTTGAVTVTAGGHTMSARLPRASSGTAVFAITAVPGWSCSVDGAAALPGSSYHGLLAAPLGSGATRVSCSYWPPGLTPGLAVTAAALLILIVVSTACRLQRPTAGAATGTDAPRTRRRSTADRQSGHTLRRCPL, encoded by the coding sequence GTGAGGCGCGCCGACCGTGGTGCGGAAACGGGCGGGGCGATCCTGGCAGCGGTACTCGCTATGGCCGCGTACTGCATCGGCAGCGCAGGACATGGCATCTACCCCTTCGGGCCGCGCGGGCGGGCGGTCAACGACCTCGGCAACCAGTTCGTCCCGCTCCACGCCCACCTGTGGGACCTCGTGCACGGGGCCGGCGGCGGCGACCTGTTCCTTAACTGGAACAGCGGTTTCGGCGTCCCGTTTCTGGCGGACTTCTTCACTTACCTGGCCTACCCGTTCTCCTGGCTGGTCCTGCTCTTCCCGCGCAGCGCCGTCGATCTGCCGATCTTCCTGGGCGGCCTGCTGTGCATCGGCCTCGCCGCGGCGCTGATGACCGGCTTTCTGGGCCGGCTCCGGCCCGGCTCGCCCTGGCTGCGGGCGCTGCTCGGCGCCGGCTATGGCGTGTGCGCCTGGGCCGTGGACGACGCCTCTGCCGATCCGATGTGGATATGGGGCCTGGCTGCCCTGCCGCTGCTGTGCACCGTCATGGACTGGGCGCTGCAGCGGCGCCGCTGGGTGACGGGCTGTCTGCTGGTGGCGCTGTGCTGGTACGGCAACTTCTACACCGCTGCCATGGCCTCGCTCTGCGCGATTCTGGTTTTGCTGGCACGGATGCTGATGGCCGGGCAGTGCCGGGCGCCGTTGTGGATCTTGTTGCGGGCCGGGTCGACGCTGATGGCCGGAGTGGCGCTGGCAGCACCGGTGCTTCTGGTCTGCCGAGCGGCGAGCAGGGACTCGCAACCGCCCCAACCCGAGGCATATCACCGGGTCAACCCTTTTGACTTCCTTGCCCAGTTGCTGCCAGCGGGCCGCAGTCCCCACTCGGTGCCCTACGTGGCAATCGGCATGCTGGGACTGGTACTGCTGCTGTCTCTGCCGTTTCTGCGCGCCGTGCCGCTGCGGGAGCGGTGCGCCTGGCTGGGGCTGATCGCGGTGGTCGCCGCCTCCTTCGCGTGGAAGCCGACGGTCCTGCTGTGGCACGGCCTTGCACTGCCCAACGGCAGCCACTACCGCGCGGCGTTCGTCCTCAGCGCGCTGATGACGATGGCAGCCTGGTCGGCGCTGGCCCGCAGGCCCGGGCCGCTGCCCCTGCTCGGTGGATCCGTGCTGCTGCTGGTGCTCGCACTGATCACCGCGAGCCGCCCCGGCGTGCACCGGTACACCTGGATCTCGCTGGCCGTGGTCGGCAGCGGTACCGTTTTGGCGCTGCTTGCCCTGCACCTGGCCCGCGGGCGCCGACTGCCGACCCGGGCGGTCGGCACCGCGCTGGCGGCGCTCGTTCTTCTTGGTTCGGCCCTCTCCGCCTACGCCGCCACGGTGCTTCGCGACCAGGTGAGGTTCTACGCCCCGCATTTGACCATGAACGCGCAGAGCGAGGCCGCCCGGACCGCTGTCCTCGCTGCCGACACCTGGCCCGTGGGACGCTCCGACTCCGGACCACACCAGTTCGCTGACAACGACCCGCTATTGATAGGTGGCCAAGGGGGCGCCTACTACAGCAGCTACGTCCCCGCCGGCACCGCCCGCACCCTCCGCGCGCTGGGCCTCGGCTGGTACATGCACGGGCGCCACCTGCTCAGCCCCGGCGACGACGGTTCACGCGCACTGTTCGGTATCACCAGCTATCTCGCAGCTGCCCGGCCGACACACAGCGGGTTCGTCCAGCGGCGCACCGGTCCGGCAGCTCCCCTGGTCACCGTGCACCCGGCAGACACGACCCCGGGGTCGAGACACGCTGACAACCCATTCGCCCTCCAGAACCTCCTGCTCAAAGATGCGGTGTGGAACGTTCCCGTGCCGGTGCCGGTAAGCGGTGCTGGCGTACCTGCACCGGCACGCAACAGCCAGGGCTGGTCCGTCCCGGCAGCACCTCAGGACTCTCCTCAGCCAGCCCTCGCCGTCCGCTGCCTGGCGGGCAGCAAGGCATACCTCGACGCGCCCTGGTTCGCCGGCCGGGTACACGTCCCGGACACCCACGTCCTGCTGCGCGGCGCCCGGGAGGAGACCAGCAACCGGCTGCAGCCCCTTGGCACCGTCCCGGACAGCGGCTCCCTAGCGGTCGTCTTCAGCGCAACCACCGCGCAGACACTGCCCCCGGCCCCGGTCGGCTGCCTCTCCCCGTCCGCACTGGCTCATGCCGCCTCCCGGCTACGGACCACCGGCGCCGTCACCGTGACCGCCGGCGGTCACACCATGAGCGCGCGGCTGCCACGAGCCAGCAGCGGAACGGCCGTCTTCGCCATCACCGCCGTCCCGGGGTGGAGCTGCTCGGTCGATGGGGCCGCCGCTCTGCCGGGCAGCTCCTACCACGGCCTGCTGGCCGCCCCGCTCGGCTCGGGCGCCACCAGGGTGTCGTGTTCCTACTGGCCACCGGGCCTGACGCCAGGGCTGGCCGTCACCGCTGCGGCACTGCTCATCCTGATCGTCGTATCGACCGCCTGCCGACTACAGCGACCAACGGCTGGGGCAGCGACCGGAACCGACGCTCCCCGGACCCGGCGACGATCGACAGCCGACCGGCAGTCCGGACACACGCTACGGAGGTGTCCGCTATGA
- a CDS encoding glycosyltransferase family 2 protein, with amino-acid sequence MRLTIVVPCYNEEAIVELFDHRVRDSLDRLDGVDYELCYVDDGSSDSTLDRLRALRLRHGRNTRYLSFSRNFGKEAAMLAGLREATGDAVVFMDADLQHPPELIARMLDLHALGHDQVVARRTRDGDGAARSTFSRFYYRLVNRLVDVELMDGIGDFRLLSRPAMDALLSLPEYNRFSKGLFAWIGFDTATVDCPNVAREAGETKWRLGSLVNYGMDGLISFNNRPLRMAIYAGLAMAGMALLYAAAIVILASVNGIDVPGYVTLLVSVAGLGGLQMVMIGLVGEYIGRIYYETKRRPHYLVKEARPHPAAIPHGRLVRRARCARRAPASRTGAARAR; translated from the coding sequence ATGAGACTGACGATCGTCGTCCCCTGCTACAACGAGGAAGCCATCGTCGAGCTGTTCGACCACAGGGTCCGGGACAGTCTGGACCGGCTCGACGGTGTCGACTACGAGCTGTGCTACGTGGATGACGGAAGCAGCGACAGCACGCTGGACCGGCTGCGTGCCTTGCGACTGCGACACGGCCGGAACACCCGGTACCTCTCCTTCAGCCGCAACTTCGGCAAGGAGGCAGCCATGCTGGCTGGTCTGCGGGAAGCCACCGGTGACGCCGTGGTCTTCATGGACGCCGACCTCCAGCACCCGCCGGAGCTCATCGCCCGGATGCTCGACCTCCACGCCCTGGGCCATGACCAGGTTGTCGCACGGCGTACCCGCGACGGGGACGGGGCGGCTCGCTCCACGTTCAGCCGGTTCTACTACCGCCTGGTCAACAGGCTCGTGGACGTCGAACTGATGGACGGCATCGGCGATTTCCGCCTGCTGTCCCGCCCCGCCATGGATGCGCTGCTCTCCCTCCCGGAATACAACCGCTTCTCCAAAGGACTGTTCGCCTGGATCGGCTTCGACACCGCGACCGTCGACTGCCCGAACGTCGCTCGCGAGGCAGGAGAGACCAAGTGGCGCCTGGGCTCCCTGGTGAACTACGGGATGGACGGACTCATCTCATTCAACAACCGGCCTCTGCGCATGGCCATCTACGCGGGACTGGCGATGGCCGGGATGGCGCTCCTCTACGCGGCAGCGATCGTCATTCTGGCGTCCGTCAACGGGATCGACGTCCCCGGCTATGTCACCCTGCTGGTCTCCGTGGCGGGGCTCGGCGGACTACAGATGGTGATGATCGGCCTCGTGGGCGAGTACATCGGGCGCATCTACTACGAGACCAAACGGCGCCCGCACTACCTGGTGAAAGAAGCCAGGCCTCACCCCGCTGCCATCCCTCATGGCCGCCTCGTCCGCCGCGCACGGTGCGCCCGCAGGGCACCGGCCTCCCGTACGGGCGCCGCACGGGCGCGTTGA
- a CDS encoding GtrA family protein, with the protein MVGAVNTVTFYSSYLALHPWLPYVLAYTAAFTLSMVGSFFLNTYFTYRTRPSWRKFLTFPLTNLTNFVLTGTGTILLVHWLHVSSRLAPLPAAIGAIPITFLVSRRILLPGNERPASGPSDRRSF; encoded by the coding sequence ATGGTGGGCGCCGTGAACACGGTGACCTTCTACAGTAGCTACCTGGCACTGCACCCGTGGCTGCCGTACGTACTCGCATACACGGCGGCGTTCACACTGAGCATGGTCGGCTCGTTCTTCCTGAACACATACTTCACCTACCGAACCCGCCCGAGCTGGCGAAAGTTCCTGACCTTCCCGCTGACCAACCTCACGAACTTCGTCCTCACCGGCACCGGCACGATCCTTCTCGTGCACTGGCTCCACGTGAGCAGCCGGCTTGCCCCTTTGCCCGCTGCGATCGGCGCGATCCCTATCACTTTCCTCGTCTCGCGCCGAATCCTGCTGCCCGGCAATGAGCGCCCCGCGTCTGGCCCATCTGACCGGCGTTCCTTCTGA
- a CDS encoding SCO5918 family protein: protein MRCVIARFPFDLTKSGVLESMKGVKPEQVSGESVIIGRRTYPVKQVGQVVTRQDRRDFSAGEVLRAMTQLGFTCRGLPQAAAPTHVLTPLQQASAMLGAPTAV, encoded by the coding sequence ATGCGCTGTGTCATCGCCCGCTTCCCGTTCGACCTCACCAAGAGCGGTGTCCTGGAATCGATGAAGGGCGTCAAGCCCGAACAGGTATCCGGCGAGTCCGTGATCATCGGCCGTCGCACCTACCCCGTCAAGCAGGTCGGCCAGGTCGTCACACGTCAGGACCGCCGCGATTTCAGCGCCGGCGAAGTCCTGCGGGCCATGACCCAGCTCGGTTTCACCTGCCGCGGCCTTCCCCAGGCCGCCGCGCCCACGCACGTTCTCACCCCGTTGCAGCAGGCTTCCGCGATGCTCGGCGCCCCCACGGCCGTCTGA
- a CDS encoding CBS domain-containing protein produces the protein MTLVQMQPCSAHAAPVHRTVSDAMVTGGPQVCDDMTVEVALSVMASDRTGHLLVCDSGGLCTGLVTQTQLTAARDSSAYTDRVQLRDILGDRAPFTSPVTTMTEAQNAVRYSRLDALPVIDEHGTALGVLPLAR, from the coding sequence TTGACGCTCGTTCAGATGCAGCCCTGCTCGGCACATGCCGCCCCCGTGCACAGGACGGTGTCCGATGCCATGGTCACCGGTGGGCCGCAGGTCTGCGACGACATGACCGTCGAGGTCGCCCTGTCCGTCATGGCAAGCGACCGCACCGGGCACCTCCTTGTCTGCGACAGCGGCGGCCTGTGCACCGGACTGGTCACCCAGACCCAGCTCACTGCGGCCCGTGACAGCTCCGCGTACACGGACCGGGTCCAGCTGCGGGACATCCTCGGCGACCGAGCGCCGTTCACCTCTCCCGTGACCACCATGACTGAAGCGCAGAACGCGGTGCGTTACAGCCGGCTCGATGCCCTGCCTGTGATCGACGAACACGGCACCGCTCTGGGCGTCCTGCCCCTTGCCCGCTGA
- a CDS encoding DEAD/DEAH box helicase, whose product MNPTRTNGRSSRPRRTDGTAFGSSAGSRRGGRFGSPAPSRSGGPSRSGGRGRRPAAVQGEFALPETLTPALPAVEAFTDLGMPGPLLAALTAQGVSVPFPIQGATLPNTLAGRDVLGRGRTGSGKTLAFGLALLARTAGQRAEPRQPLALILVPTRELAQQVTDALTPYARSVKLRLATVVGGMSIGRQANMLRGGAEVVVATPGRLKDLIERGDCRLNQVAITVLDEADQMADMGFMPQVTALLDQVRPEGQRMLFSATLDRNVDRLVRRYLTDPVVHSVDPSAGAVTTMEHHVLHVHGADKHRTTTQIAAREGRVIMFLDTKHAVDRLTQDLLNSGVRAAALHGGKSQPQRTRTLTQFKTGHVTVLVATNVAARGIHVDDLDLVVNVDPPTDHKDYLHRGGRTARAGESGTVVTLVTPNQRRDMTRLMTAAGIVPQSTQVRSGEEALSRITGAQTPSGIPVTITAPVPERRQRSTSSRGRRSPASAARRATVRQSSFDAAA is encoded by the coding sequence ATGAACCCCACACGTACGAACGGCCGCTCTTCCCGCCCCCGCCGGACCGACGGCACCGCTTTTGGCTCCAGCGCCGGTTCGAGGCGGGGCGGCCGCTTCGGCTCGCCCGCCCCGAGCCGTTCAGGGGGTCCGAGCCGCTCGGGCGGCCGTGGCCGGCGGCCCGCCGCGGTCCAGGGCGAGTTCGCCCTGCCGGAGACGCTCACTCCCGCGCTGCCCGCGGTCGAGGCGTTCACCGATCTCGGCATGCCAGGGCCGCTGCTGGCCGCGCTGACGGCGCAAGGCGTGAGCGTTCCGTTCCCGATCCAGGGCGCGACCCTGCCCAACACCCTCGCGGGCCGCGACGTCCTGGGACGCGGGCGCACCGGCTCCGGCAAGACCCTCGCCTTCGGCCTGGCCCTGCTGGCCCGCACCGCCGGACAGCGCGCCGAGCCTCGCCAGCCGTTGGCCCTGATCCTCGTGCCGACGCGTGAGCTGGCTCAGCAGGTGACCGACGCACTCACCCCCTACGCCCGCTCGGTGAAGTTGCGCCTGGCCACCGTCGTCGGCGGAATGTCGATCGGCAGGCAGGCCAATATGCTGCGCGGTGGCGCCGAGGTCGTCGTCGCGACGCCGGGCCGGCTCAAGGACCTCATCGAGCGCGGTGACTGCCGGCTGAACCAGGTCGCGATCACCGTGCTGGACGAGGCCGACCAGATGGCCGACATGGGCTTCATGCCCCAGGTCACCGCGCTCCTGGACCAGGTCCGCCCCGAGGGCCAGCGGATGTTGTTCTCCGCCACCCTCGACCGCAACGTCGACCGCCTGGTCCGCCGCTACCTCACCGACCCCGTCGTCCACTCCGTCGACCCGTCCGCAGGTGCGGTCACCACGATGGAGCACCACGTGCTGCACGTCCACGGCGCCGACAAGCACCGGACGACCACACAGATCGCGGCGCGCGAAGGCCGGGTGATCATGTTCCTGGACACCAAGCACGCCGTCGACCGGCTGACGCAGGACCTGTTGAACAGCGGTGTCCGGGCCGCCGCCCTGCACGGTGGCAAGTCGCAGCCGCAGCGCACGCGCACCCTGACCCAGTTCAAGACCGGGCACGTCACCGTACTCGTGGCCACGAACGTCGCTGCACGAGGCATCCACGTCGACGACCTCGACCTTGTCGTCAACGTCGACCCGCCGACCGACCACAAGGACTACCTCCACCGCGGCGGGCGTACCGCGCGCGCCGGCGAGTCCGGCACCGTCGTCACCCTGGTCACCCCCAACCAGCGCCGCGACATGACCCGCCTCATGACGGCTGCCGGCATCGTGCCCCAGAGCACCCAGGTCCGCTCCGGCGAAGAGGCACTCAGCCGGATCACCGGCGCCCAGACCCCCTCCGGCATCCCTGTGACGATCACCGCGCCGGTGCCCGAGCGGCGTCAGCGCAGCACGTCCTCACGCGGCCGACGCAGCCCCGCCTCGGCTGCCCGGCGGGCGACCGTGCGGCAGTCCTCCTTCGACGCGGCGGCCTAA
- a CDS encoding cold-shock protein — protein sequence MASGTVKWFNAAKGFGFIEQDGGGADVFAHFSNIAAQGFRELLEGQKVTFDIAAGQKGPTAENIVLA from the coding sequence GTGGCATCAGGTACCGTAAAGTGGTTCAACGCAGCCAAGGGTTTTGGCTTCATCGAGCAGGACGGTGGAGGGGCTGACGTGTTCGCCCACTTCTCGAACATCGCCGCCCAAGGCTTCCGCGAGCTGCTCGAAGGTCAGAAGGTCACCTTCGACATCGCGGCGGGCCAGAAGGGCCCGACGGCCGAGAACATCGTTCTCGCCTGA
- the trhA gene encoding PAQR family membrane homeostasis protein TrhA, with translation MIASDAHESEGGREAVSRDAAEAECVHAASARGEQREVGLPGGSQGDDAAENGHSVAALVEQASDLAESIKPRLRGWLHAGMVPAALIAGIVLICLARTPQAAWACAVYSVTAWLLFATSAIYHRGTWGPLGEALLRRLDHANIFLIIAGTCTPLAVLLLPPGQRSVLLWIVWAGALAGIAFRILWVGAPRWLYTPCYLALGWAPVRYLPDFLHTGGAAVLALIVAGGLLYSAGAVVYALQRPDPSPRWFGFHEVFHALTVAAFTAHYTAIFLATY, from the coding sequence ATGATTGCCAGTGACGCCCACGAGTCCGAAGGAGGACGGGAAGCTGTGTCCCGCGACGCCGCTGAAGCCGAATGTGTCCACGCCGCCTCAGCGCGTGGAGAACAACGCGAAGTCGGGCTGCCCGGCGGATCACAAGGTGACGATGCAGCAGAAAATGGTCACTCGGTTGCCGCTCTGGTGGAGCAGGCCTCCGACCTGGCCGAATCGATCAAGCCGAGGTTGCGTGGCTGGCTCCATGCCGGAATGGTCCCCGCCGCACTCATCGCAGGCATTGTACTCATCTGCCTGGCTCGCACCCCACAGGCGGCCTGGGCGTGCGCAGTGTACTCGGTCACCGCCTGGCTGCTGTTCGCAACAAGCGCCATTTACCACCGCGGCACCTGGGGGCCGCTCGGCGAAGCCCTTCTGCGACGTCTCGACCACGCCAACATCTTCCTGATCATCGCCGGCACCTGCACCCCCCTGGCCGTGCTCCTCCTGCCACCGGGCCAGAGGTCCGTGCTGTTGTGGATCGTGTGGGCGGGCGCGTTGGCCGGCATCGCGTTCCGGATCCTGTGGGTCGGAGCCCCGCGCTGGCTGTACACCCCGTGCTACCTGGCTCTGGGGTGGGCGCCGGTGCGCTACCTGCCCGACTTCCTGCACACCGGCGGAGCGGCCGTACTCGCCCTGATCGTGGCCGGCGGTCTCCTCTACAGCGCGGGCGCGGTCGTCTACGCCCTCCAGCGCCCCGACCCCTCACCCCGCTGGTTCGGCTTCCACGAGGTCTTCCATGCGCTGACCGTGGCAGCCTTCACCGCGCACTACACCGCCATCTTCCTGGCCACCTACTGA
- a CDS encoding cold-shock protein produces MATGTVKWFNAEKGFGFIAQDGGGPDVFAHYSAINSSGFRELQEGQAVTFDVTQGQKGPQAENINSA; encoded by the coding sequence ATGGCTACGGGAACTGTGAAGTGGTTCAACGCGGAGAAGGGCTTCGGCTTCATCGCCCAGGACGGGGGCGGCCCGGACGTGTTCGCCCACTACTCCGCGATCAACTCCTCGGGCTTCCGTGAGCTCCAGGAAGGCCAGGCCGTGACGTTCGACGTCACCCAGGGCCAGAAGGGCCCCCAGGCCGAGAACATCAACTCCGCCTGA
- a CDS encoding helix-turn-helix domain-containing protein: MTADESFGRLDDDDYPAYTMGRAAEMLGTTQGFLRALGEARLITPLRSAGGHRRYSRYQLRIAARARELVDQGTPIEAACRIVILEDQLEEAQRINAEHHRAAGASSPPVA; this comes from the coding sequence ATGACAGCAGACGAATCGTTCGGACGTCTCGATGACGACGACTACCCCGCCTACACCATGGGCCGGGCCGCCGAAATGCTCGGCACCACCCAGGGCTTCCTTCGTGCCCTCGGCGAAGCCCGCCTCATCACCCCGCTGCGCTCCGCGGGCGGCCACCGACGCTACTCCCGCTACCAACTGCGCATTGCCGCCCGCGCCCGGGAACTCGTCGACCAGGGAACCCCCATCGAGGCTGCCTGCCGCATCGTCATCCTCGAAGACCAACTCGAAGAAGCCCAGCGCATCAACGCCGAACACCACCGCGCCGCGGGAGCGTCCAGTCCGCCCGTGGCCTGA
- a CDS encoding phosphatase PAP2 family protein: MDDRPETHYAVAALFLLDRCLALIAALFALFEGFTRVYVGDHYPHDVLASAVLALPVAYLVSMTLGHLATRPVPRLRTGTLRPVLAAEPGTAR, from the coding sequence GTGGATGACCGGCCGGAGACGCACTACGCCGTCGCCGCACTGTTCCTGCTGGACCGCTGCCTGGCCCTGATCGCCGCGCTGTTCGCTCTCTTCGAGGGCTTCACCCGCGTGTACGTCGGCGACCACTACCCCCACGACGTTCTCGCGAGCGCCGTACTCGCCCTGCCGGTCGCCTACCTGGTCAGCATGACTCTCGGGCATTTGGCCACACGTCCGGTGCCCCGCCTGCGGACCGGGACTCTGCGTCCGGTGCTGGCGGCCGAGCCGGGCACCGCGCGCTGA